A window of the Bacillus sp. A301a_S52 genome harbors these coding sequences:
- a CDS encoding DUF5391 family protein, translated as MFQLAETSSLFKKKWMWTAIGGILIVYFIPLLLYGIGVPAMKYVMAVLCGGGILISVPIVGISALMLSSSNDTVMLYSVIIVGFSLIIVNIAWFFFAFHSEGNENSHTTQV; from the coding sequence ATGTTTCAGCTTGCTGAAACGAGTTCACTTTTTAAAAAGAAATGGATGTGGACCGCGATTGGAGGCATTTTGATCGTCTATTTCATCCCATTACTATTATATGGGATAGGTGTTCCAGCAATGAAGTATGTGATGGCTGTATTATGCGGAGGTGGCATATTAATTAGCGTGCCAATAGTTGGGATAAGCGCTTTAATGTTATCATCGTCTAATGACACTGTCATGTTATATAGTGTGATAATTGTTGGGTTTTCATTGATTATTGTGAACATTGCTTGGTTTTTCTTTGCCTTTCATTCAGAGGGAAATGAAAACAGTCATACAACTCAGGTATAG
- a CDS encoding AraC family transcriptional regulator, whose product MERDYVLKIPEREFSEFNLLFCGYAECDPLHHFGPAVRSNYIIHIVISGKGSYTIGDRMYQLKAGQGFLIEPNVLTHYQADEHDPWHYVWIGFNGHTAKNHLDQIGLGGNKVTFETSQAHILKNIVFNMLKYGKHTISKEYYVQSQLYLYFANLAETTAILTHAEQAKDNHYVEKAIRFIQTHYEHPIKVTDIAQYVSLNRSYLSSMFQKNTGKTIQQCLTKFRMIRAEELLTLTDLSIVQIAESCGYRDPLIFSKAFRKVNGCSPSQYRNQAPKRITE is encoded by the coding sequence ATGGAAAGAGACTACGTGTTAAAAATACCCGAACGTGAATTTTCTGAGTTTAATTTACTCTTTTGTGGTTATGCAGAATGTGATCCATTACATCATTTCGGACCGGCTGTAAGGTCTAACTATATTATTCATATCGTGATCTCAGGTAAAGGCTCCTATACGATTGGTGACAGAATGTATCAGCTCAAAGCAGGTCAAGGCTTTTTAATAGAGCCAAATGTGTTAACACATTACCAAGCTGATGAGCATGATCCATGGCATTACGTATGGATTGGTTTCAACGGTCATACCGCCAAAAACCATTTAGATCAAATTGGATTAGGTGGCAATAAAGTCACCTTTGAAACGAGCCAAGCCCACATTTTAAAAAACATTGTCTTTAATATGTTAAAGTATGGAAAACATACCATATCCAAAGAATACTACGTACAATCGCAGCTGTATTTATATTTCGCAAACTTAGCTGAAACGACCGCTATACTCACTCATGCAGAGCAGGCCAAAGACAATCATTATGTAGAAAAGGCCATCCGATTCATTCAAACCCATTATGAACATCCGATAAAAGTAACGGATATCGCTCAATATGTCTCACTTAACCGTAGTTATTTGTCAAGTATGTTCCAAAAGAACACGGGTAAAACGATCCAACAATGTCTCACAAAGTTTCGTATGATACGTGCTGAAGAACTATTAACCTTAACAGATTTATCCATCGTGCAAATTGCTGAGTCATGCGGTTATCGTGATCCCCTTATTTTTTCAAAGGCTTTCAGGAAAGTAAACGGATGCAGTCCCTCACAGTATCGTAACCAAGCTCCAAAAAGGATAACAGAATGA
- a CDS encoding glycoside hydrolase family 68 protein codes for MGIKKTYGDFLKWGVCTAILGSSLMASTVFATSDWDAEDDYTAVWTRQQAENVALTKDTTAPLLETDEDFELVAPDKWVWDTWPLQNRDGSLAQVNGYTIAFALVAPRYLGWGERHTEARIGMFYSKDGKDWTYAGIPYDYDKAYGHMQWAGSAMLDNDGKVHFFYTATGRKSNSEHFGQPGWEAMAEQRLAKTTFDISADKDGVHLTKEDEHQIMLEADGEYYETIGQWGSNGNIISAFRDPFFFQDPNTGEEYIIWEGQAGPKSNGLKPENIGDEAYRKNANVPDRAELYNGNIGIAKVLDEDVSELKMLPPLLESIGVNHQLERPHVVVDGDTYYLLTISHTFTYAPGLTGPEGLYGFVNEGGLRGDYEPLNDGGLVIGNPAESPGQAYSWWVAPDGQVISFINEPLDENGEVQFVGTFAPTLQLSFDGDQTKIEKEMGYGEIRPFGAYR; via the coding sequence ATGGGAATTAAAAAAACATATGGTGATTTTTTGAAATGGGGAGTATGCACGGCGATTTTAGGAAGCTCTCTGATGGCCAGCACCGTTTTTGCCACCTCAGACTGGGATGCTGAAGATGATTACACCGCGGTTTGGACACGTCAGCAAGCTGAGAATGTGGCTTTGACGAAAGATACGACGGCGCCTCTTTTGGAGACGGATGAGGATTTTGAACTCGTTGCTCCCGATAAATGGGTTTGGGACACGTGGCCACTTCAGAACAGGGACGGTTCACTTGCTCAGGTGAATGGGTACACAATTGCATTTGCCTTGGTTGCTCCACGATATTTAGGTTGGGGGGAGCGTCATACTGAGGCTAGAATCGGCATGTTCTACTCCAAAGACGGAAAAGACTGGACTTACGCAGGTATTCCATATGACTATGACAAAGCTTACGGTCACATGCAGTGGGCTGGTTCCGCCATGTTGGACAACGATGGAAAAGTACATTTCTTTTATACTGCAACAGGACGTAAGAGTAATTCTGAACATTTTGGTCAACCTGGATGGGAGGCAATGGCTGAACAACGCCTTGCTAAAACGACGTTTGACATCAGTGCAGACAAAGACGGCGTTCATCTAACTAAAGAAGATGAGCATCAGATCATGCTTGAAGCGGATGGTGAATATTACGAGACGATTGGACAATGGGGAAGTAACGGAAATATCATCAGTGCGTTTCGTGATCCGTTTTTCTTTCAGGACCCTAACACAGGGGAAGAATACATTATTTGGGAAGGACAGGCAGGCCCTAAAAGCAATGGGCTGAAGCCGGAAAATATCGGTGATGAAGCATATCGTAAAAACGCTAATGTTCCAGATAGAGCGGAACTTTACAACGGCAACATTGGGATAGCCAAAGTACTTGACGAGGATGTCTCCGAACTAAAAATGTTGCCGCCACTTCTCGAATCAATTGGGGTCAATCATCAACTGGAACGTCCGCATGTAGTGGTGGACGGTGACACGTACTACTTGTTAACCATCAGCCATACCTTCACATACGCACCTGGTTTGACTGGTCCAGAAGGTTTGTACGGCTTTGTCAATGAAGGTGGGTTACGAGGTGATTACGAACCTCTCAACGACGGTGGTCTAGTGATTGGTAATCCTGCTGAAAGCCCGGGTCAGGCCTATTCTTGGTGGGTAGCTCCAGACGGACAGGTTATCAGCTTCATCAATGAGCCTCTTGATGAGAATGGGGAAGTACAATTCGTGGGTACTTTCGCGCCGACACTACAACTGTCCTTTGACGGTGATCAAACAAAAATTGAGAAGGAGATGGGTTATGGAGAAATCAGACCATTCGGTGCCTATCGTTAA
- a CDS encoding carbohydrate ABC transporter substrate-binding protein, translating into MNKKGLQIFLAGFFFLLSACETQNETAGKELNNMEEPITLEIRNPKVEISTQFEQMVRAYEKENPGVKINVRTVGGAADDLTDLKAQIAAGEGPDIFTNGGYEQAKLWSNYLEDLSDQPWVENAYEGALEPMTIDEGIYGMPVNVEGYGFIYNKDLFEQVGIEALPKTLTELIETAESLEAAGITPFATGYYEDWKLSDHLMGSAFARQDDPDAFIAGLNDGSQTIENNETFKGLIQLLDVTLEFGNDDPLTTDYHTEVTLFANGEAAMIQQGNWIQPLIDQLAPNMNIGFLPIPVNDSPKNDVLAVDVPNYWVVNQKSTPEKKQEAKKFLNWMVSSEEGQKFITEQFKFIPAFKHIEANDLGPLAEDVMWYVKADKTLSFHWFKHPEGTRGEFGFAIKAYVGNQLNRDQLLQELQQSWERAAR; encoded by the coding sequence ATGAATAAAAAAGGTTTGCAAATTTTTTTGGCTGGCTTCTTCTTTCTACTTTCAGCATGTGAGACACAAAACGAAACAGCAGGGAAAGAACTAAACAACATGGAGGAGCCCATCACACTGGAAATTCGTAATCCGAAAGTGGAAATTTCAACCCAGTTCGAACAGATGGTTCGAGCTTATGAAAAGGAAAATCCGGGTGTTAAAATTAATGTTCGTACCGTAGGTGGAGCCGCCGATGATCTGACCGATTTAAAAGCGCAGATAGCCGCCGGTGAAGGTCCTGACATTTTTACCAACGGTGGATATGAACAAGCTAAACTATGGAGCAACTATTTAGAGGACCTATCCGATCAACCTTGGGTAGAGAACGCATATGAAGGAGCACTTGAGCCGATGACTATCGATGAAGGCATATATGGGATGCCTGTAAACGTTGAAGGGTACGGCTTCATTTACAATAAAGATTTATTTGAACAGGTTGGCATTGAGGCATTACCTAAAACGCTGACCGAATTAATAGAAACCGCAGAATCTTTAGAAGCAGCTGGTATTACGCCTTTTGCAACCGGCTATTACGAAGATTGGAAATTGAGTGACCATCTGATGGGGAGCGCTTTTGCACGTCAGGATGATCCAGATGCTTTTATAGCAGGGTTAAATGACGGCTCACAAACTATCGAAAACAATGAAACATTCAAAGGCCTGATTCAACTGTTGGATGTCACACTGGAATTCGGAAACGATGACCCACTGACTACCGATTACCACACGGAAGTGACCCTATTTGCCAATGGTGAGGCAGCGATGATTCAACAAGGTAATTGGATTCAACCTCTGATTGACCAATTGGCGCCAAATATGAACATCGGGTTTCTTCCCATACCAGTTAATGATAGTCCAAAAAACGACGTTTTAGCAGTTGATGTGCCCAACTACTGGGTTGTCAATCAAAAATCGACACCTGAAAAAAAACAAGAAGCAAAAAAATTTTTAAACTGGATGGTTTCATCAGAAGAAGGTCAAAAGTTTATAACGGAACAATTCAAATTTATCCCAGCGTTTAAACATATAGAGGCAAACGATTTAGGACCACTGGCGGAAGATGTCATGTGGTATGTCAAAGCCGATAAAACATTGTCGTTCCACTGGTTTAAACACCCAGAGGGAACAAGGGGTGAGTTCGGTTTTGCCATAAAAGCATATGTGGGTAATCAGCTTAATCGCGATCAATTGCTGCAGGAATTACAGCAGTCTTGGGAGAGGGCGGCACGATAA
- a CDS encoding response regulator: MKVLLVDDEFNVREVIRSLGQWQDYGITDVLEASDGKEAKELIERESPEIIFTDVEMPEMNGMELIEWLGTISYSGKVILITVYDDYSFMRKAIQYSSFDYLLKPIEPDLLNKALAGAVEAWKNEEEERRQKESGLYEDAKRLRVNREVTAACNGEHFDVDEIASSLPEADKYELALLSFYQMHYVEPYIQLLADKLCDQGWGNAFPLQNNYQHCLLITVHGQWLAIEEWMNQHFAVPVRLVGEVPLKLVAELPTSFQCAQKAMNDQNFRSIRRMSDLDGARRIQDIVAFVEENYMEELSLQRLSNQFFLSREHISRKFKREMGMPLSTYVTELRIEQAKRYLGQTDDKLYTIALKLGYQDEKYFSKLFKKRTGMTPIEYRNDEKKCQTITT, translated from the coding sequence ATGAAAGTATTGCTCGTGGATGATGAGTTTAACGTACGGGAGGTTATTCGGTCTTTGGGACAGTGGCAAGATTACGGTATTACTGATGTATTGGAAGCGAGCGATGGTAAAGAGGCAAAAGAACTGATTGAAAGAGAATCTCCTGAGATCATCTTTACCGACGTGGAAATGCCAGAAATGAATGGCATGGAATTAATCGAGTGGTTAGGTACCATCTCTTATTCTGGGAAAGTCATTTTGATTACTGTATATGATGACTATTCTTTCATGCGTAAAGCGATTCAGTACAGCAGCTTTGATTATTTATTGAAACCGATTGAACCAGACTTACTCAATAAAGCATTGGCAGGTGCTGTGGAAGCTTGGAAAAATGAAGAGGAGGAGCGTCGTCAGAAAGAATCAGGGCTCTATGAAGATGCCAAAAGGCTGCGTGTCAACCGGGAAGTGACGGCAGCTTGTAACGGAGAGCATTTCGACGTTGATGAAATTGCTTCATCGCTCCCGGAAGCGGATAAATACGAGCTTGCTTTGCTTTCTTTTTACCAAATGCACTATGTAGAGCCATATATTCAGTTACTGGCAGATAAGCTTTGTGATCAGGGGTGGGGAAATGCCTTTCCTCTGCAAAATAATTACCAACACTGTCTACTAATAACCGTCCATGGCCAATGGCTCGCGATAGAGGAATGGATGAACCAACACTTTGCTGTCCCCGTTCGGCTTGTTGGCGAAGTTCCTTTAAAACTAGTCGCAGAGCTACCTACTTCATTTCAATGTGCGCAAAAGGCAATGAACGATCAAAACTTCAGATCTATACGCCGTATGTCTGATTTGGATGGTGCTCGTCGCATCCAAGATATTGTCGCGTTTGTCGAGGAGAATTATATGGAAGAGCTGAGTTTGCAAAGACTATCAAACCAGTTTTTTTTGAGTCGAGAGCATATTTCTAGAAAATTCAAGCGAGAAATGGGCATGCCTCTTTCAACGTATGTTACTGAACTTAGAATAGAACAAGCCAAACGGTACTTAGGTCAAACAGATGATAAACTTTATACGATTGCCTTAAAGCTCGGCTATCAAGATGAAAAGTACTTTTCTAAGCTATTCAAAAAAAGGACAGGCATGACACCAATTGAATATAGAAATGATGAGAAGAAATGTCAAACTATCACGACTTAA
- a CDS encoding L,D-transpeptidase family protein, protein MRHTVLPGETLAQISLDYRIPLPHILSVNPGVNPDLIHPGQMIEIPNFPNPDTLPYHIDVSVGSRRLRLFRNGMLERDYPIAVGRMLFETPLGQYIIINKAPNPGGPFGTMWMSLSKQHYGIHGTNEPTSIGHAVSRGCIRMFNKDVEELAALIPIGTPVAINP, encoded by the coding sequence ATGCGTCATACCGTTCTTCCAGGCGAAACATTAGCTCAAATATCTCTTGATTATAGAATTCCCCTTCCACACATCTTATCTGTTAATCCCGGCGTGAATCCAGATCTGATTCATCCAGGACAAATGATAGAGATTCCTAACTTTCCAAACCCCGATACATTGCCTTATCACATCGACGTGTCTGTTGGAAGTCGTCGGCTCAGACTTTTTCGTAACGGTATGTTAGAAAGGGACTATCCCATCGCCGTTGGAAGAATGTTATTTGAGACCCCACTTGGTCAGTACATTATTATTAATAAAGCACCTAATCCAGGCGGCCCATTCGGAACGATGTGGATGAGCTTGTCAAAACAGCATTATGGGATACACGGCACAAATGAACCAACTTCCATCGGGCACGCCGTATCACGTGGGTGCATTCGTATGTTCAATAAGGATGTAGAAGAATTAGCCGCTCTTATTCCAATTGGTACACCTGTGGCTATCAACCCTTAA
- a CDS encoding glycoside hydrolase family 68 protein, whose translation MTSVEAEDTNSPVNWTREQVDQIELDDSNTIPYTNIKELEKMTPDYHIWDSWPLTDRNGNVTEVNGWKVLFTLSAPSDVLPGKVHDIAKIQYFVSRDGKDWELGGELFPEEDSLGSREWAGSAMMDEDEGKIYAFYTATGRNGEENLTYEQRLAMSVGDVVADKNGVHFENWDEHSIILEPDGEDYQSYEQAMENGYSGYAFRDPQWFKDTKTGKEYILFEGNSGGRVSERTCENEDVPEGSEHFNGNIGIAEVVDGDFSDLKVHAPLLEANCVNDELERPHIIVKDDKYYLFTDTHINKYAPGIEGPEGLYGFVSDTLFGGYEPLNGSGLVLANPPENPYQAYSWLVLPDLKVIAFAQFGDLDGMDINEIGHQDPEFQFEHWGGTMAPTLEIGIDGDRTEFKKELPQGWIK comes from the coding sequence ATGACTTCTGTTGAGGCTGAGGACACTAATTCACCTGTCAACTGGACACGTGAACAAGTGGACCAAATTGAGTTGGATGATTCCAATACCATACCATATACGAACATTAAGGAATTGGAAAAAATGACACCTGACTATCACATATGGGATTCGTGGCCTCTGACCGACCGTAATGGTAATGTCACTGAAGTTAATGGTTGGAAAGTACTCTTTACACTTAGTGCTCCGAGTGATGTGTTGCCAGGTAAAGTGCATGACATTGCGAAAATCCAATATTTTGTTTCCCGTGACGGGAAAGATTGGGAGCTAGGCGGCGAGCTGTTCCCTGAAGAGGATTCCCTCGGTTCAAGGGAATGGGCTGGCTCAGCTATGATGGACGAAGATGAAGGTAAAATCTACGCATTCTATACCGCGACTGGTCGAAATGGGGAAGAAAATCTTACGTATGAGCAGCGTTTGGCCATGTCTGTCGGTGATGTAGTCGCCGATAAAAACGGCGTCCATTTTGAAAATTGGGATGAACATAGTATCATTCTTGAGCCGGACGGTGAAGACTATCAATCATATGAACAAGCTATGGAAAATGGATATAGCGGTTATGCGTTTCGTGATCCACAGTGGTTCAAAGATACGAAAACGGGCAAGGAATATATTCTGTTTGAAGGCAATTCAGGTGGCCGCGTTTCTGAACGTACGTGTGAAAATGAAGACGTTCCGGAAGGTTCTGAGCACTTCAATGGTAATATAGGGATTGCTGAAGTGGTCGACGGTGATTTTTCTGACTTGAAAGTGCATGCTCCTTTATTGGAAGCCAATTGTGTGAATGATGAGTTGGAGCGTCCACATATTATTGTCAAAGATGATAAGTATTATCTGTTTACTGATACGCACATTAATAAATATGCACCAGGAATTGAAGGACCAGAAGGCCTGTATGGCTTTGTTTCCGATACACTATTTGGTGGTTATGAACCTTTAAATGGAAGTGGGCTCGTTTTAGCCAATCCACCAGAAAACCCGTATCAAGCCTACTCTTGGTTAGTGTTACCCGATCTTAAAGTCATCGCTTTTGCGCAATTTGGTGATTTGGATGGCATGGACATCAATGAGATCGGCCACCAGGACCCTGAATTCCAATTCGAACATTGGGGCGGTACAATGGCTCCGACGCTGGAAATCGGTATTGACGGTGATCGTACGGAATTTAAAAAGGAACTACCACAAGGTTGGATAAAATAA
- a CDS encoding AarF/ABC1/UbiB kinase family protein, which yields MGTTGRFKRMYKIIAFALTIFIRIYWYKIRKKTQSEWGHLWEDIGRRFREILFDLEGLLIKIGQLLSIRADLLPRPFIEQIQDLTDQVPPSSWKEIETVLVKEWKSPVEDHVTHVETEAIASASIGEVYRATLKSGEKVAVKVQRPNIQQIVETDFRSLSIIIWFANHFVPLPKGFINLNVLFKELKQVIEQELDFSKEKQSLLTFKKRFEDYEGVLIPSVVEELSTSKVLVMEWVDGIKLTDEAALNHLNITKQELSKRITEIFLPQWLEPGSFHADPHTGNLLLSKEGKIILLDFGMVGTISKNDAMNFQRLIESLLSKNYSQAVEALIQLDFLLPDAEPRTMEKVLAEFMTFQPSQLQEMDIMSLKLEMTNMIQALPIQVPTRFVFLGRSFMTIEGILAMLIEEDEIIDEVKPVFLKWLQKRGNTKWHFVWYWLQSQPMFKIVHTVNDFLRLPQRMEDVKELEQRRQFQFTMYENSKRHCFQVTLIGGIGSGIGFYTSEAMLGYIGLGVGVLGLLSYGVMSYKLRKWLKYMHPKRKT from the coding sequence ATGGGAACGACTGGAAGATTCAAGCGCATGTATAAAATCATTGCATTCGCTCTTACTATTTTTATTCGCATTTATTGGTACAAAATTCGTAAAAAAACACAGTCAGAATGGGGTCATCTATGGGAAGATATCGGGAGAAGGTTCAGGGAAATACTCTTCGATTTAGAGGGGCTGCTTATAAAAATCGGTCAGCTATTAAGTATTCGTGCTGATTTATTACCTCGTCCGTTTATTGAGCAAATTCAAGATTTGACGGATCAAGTACCGCCATCCTCGTGGAAGGAAATAGAAACAGTTCTAGTTAAAGAGTGGAAAAGTCCAGTAGAAGATCATGTTACACATGTGGAGACAGAAGCGATAGCATCAGCTTCTATCGGTGAAGTTTATCGCGCCACACTAAAAAGCGGTGAAAAAGTAGCGGTGAAAGTGCAACGGCCTAACATCCAGCAGATTGTCGAAACGGATTTTCGTTCACTTAGTATCATCATCTGGTTTGCCAATCATTTTGTCCCATTACCGAAAGGATTTATAAATCTAAATGTGTTGTTTAAGGAATTGAAGCAAGTAATTGAACAAGAGCTAGATTTTTCTAAAGAAAAGCAATCTCTTTTAACATTTAAAAAACGGTTTGAAGACTATGAAGGGGTCTTGATTCCGTCTGTTGTAGAAGAGCTTAGCACATCCAAAGTGTTAGTGATGGAATGGGTGGATGGCATTAAATTAACCGATGAAGCTGCTTTAAATCATCTAAACATCACCAAGCAAGAGCTGTCTAAGCGAATTACTGAGATTTTTTTGCCGCAATGGCTTGAGCCAGGTAGTTTTCATGCAGATCCCCATACAGGTAATCTTCTCCTTTCAAAAGAAGGCAAAATTATCTTACTAGATTTTGGGATGGTTGGGACGATTTCAAAAAATGATGCGATGAATTTTCAACGACTAATAGAAAGTTTGCTATCGAAAAATTATTCTCAGGCTGTGGAAGCTCTTATCCAACTTGATTTCCTCCTACCGGACGCTGAACCACGGACGATGGAAAAGGTGTTAGCTGAATTTATGACTTTTCAGCCTTCTCAATTGCAGGAAATGGATATCATGTCTTTAAAGTTAGAGATGACAAATATGATACAAGCCCTTCCAATCCAAGTCCCGACAAGATTTGTGTTTTTAGGACGTTCATTTATGACGATTGAGGGGATTTTAGCAATGTTAATTGAAGAAGATGAGATTATTGATGAAGTAAAACCAGTCTTTTTGAAGTGGTTGCAAAAACGAGGTAATACGAAATGGCACTTCGTATGGTATTGGCTCCAATCTCAGCCGATGTTTAAAATTGTCCACACTGTTAATGATTTTTTAAGATTGCCCCAGCGTATGGAAGACGTGAAAGAATTAGAGCAGCGAAGACAGTTTCAGTTTACGATGTATGAAAATAGCAAGCGCCATTGTTTCCAAGTGACCTTAATTGGAGGCATCGGTAGTGGAATTGGGTTTTATACATCTGAGGCCATGCTAGGCTATATTGGATTAGGTGTTGGGGTACTCGGCTTATTAAGTTACGGTGTTATGAGCTATAAGTTGAGAAAATGGTTAAAGTACATGCATCCAAAAAGAAAGACGTAA